From Procambarus clarkii isolate CNS0578487 chromosome 49, FALCON_Pclarkii_2.0, whole genome shotgun sequence, a single genomic window includes:
- the Gbeta13F gene encoding guanine nucleotide-binding protein G(I)/G(S)/G(T) subunit beta-1, translating into MNDLDSLRQEAERLKNTIRDARKNALDTTLVQATAGMDPIGRIQMRTRRTLRGHLAKIYAMHWGSDSRNLVSASQDGKLIVWDSYTTNKVHAIPLRSSWVMTCAYAPSGSYVACGGLDNICSIYSLKTREGNVRVSRELPGHTGYLSCCRFVDDNQIVTSSGDMTCALWDIETGQQCTQFTGHTGDVMSLSLSPNMRTFTSGACDASAKLWDIRDGMCRQTFPGHESDINAVTFFPNGHAFATGSDDATCRLFDIRADQELAMYSHDNIICGITSVAFSKSGRLLLAGYDDFNCNVWDSMRTERAGVLAGHDNRVSCLGVTEDGMAVATGSWDSFLKIWN; encoded by the exons GATGCACGCAAAAATGCACTTGACACGACACTGGTCCAGGCCACAGCTGGCATGGACCCTATTGGCCGAATTCAGATGCGAACCCGGAGAACGCTTAGGGGACACTTAGCCAAAATATACGCCATGCACTGGGGATCCGATTCTAG GAATTTGGTGTCGGCATCTCAAGATGGCAAGCTTATAGTGTGGGACAGTTACACAACAAACAAGGTGCATGCCATCCCCCTTCGGTCCAGCTGGGTCATGACCTGTGCCTATGCTCCCTCAGGCAGTTACGTTGCCTGTGGTGGCCTTGATAATATCTGTTCCATATACAG CCTAAAGACAAGAGAAGGCAATGTGAGAGTGAGTAGGGAGTTGCCTGGTCACACTGGTTACCTAAGTTGCTGTCGGTTCGTAGATGACAACCAAATAGTCACAAGCTCTGGAGATATGACTTG tgCTCTTTGGGATATTGAAACTGGTCAGCAGTGCACACAATTTACAGGACATACTGGGGATGTGATGTCCCTATCTTTGTCGCCAAACATGAGGACCTTCACATCGGGTGCCTGTGATGCCTCGGCAAAGTTGTGGGATATCCGTGATGGCATGTGCCGCCAGACTTTCCCAGGACACGAATCAGATATCAACGCAGTAACA TTCTTCCCTAATGGGCATGCATTTGCTACGGGCTCAGACGATGCCACCTGCCGCTTATTCGACATTCGTGCAGATCAAGAACTGGCCATGTACTCTCATGATAACATAATCTGTGGCATCACATCAGTGGCATTCAGCAAGTCTGGCAGACTTCTGCTGGCTGGTTACGATGATTTTAACTGCAATGTTTGGGACTCCATGAGGACAGAAAGAGCTG GAGTTTTGGCGGGCCATGACAATCGCGTCAGTTGCCTGGGTGTTACAGAAGATGGCATGGCAGTGGCCACTGGCTCGTGGGACAGTTTCCTCAAGATCTGGAACTAA